A stretch of Cucumis sativus cultivar 9930 chromosome 2, Cucumber_9930_V3, whole genome shotgun sequence DNA encodes these proteins:
- the LOC101208868 gene encoding pentatricopeptide repeat-containing protein At3g05340: protein MKLKWVFQKRSSHLPSWVTSLISPFRNQFHQNPFPETSSTFVLNHLDPSFLLSICGREGNLHLGSSLHASIIKSFELSNHYNGVVIMNSLISMYDRCGKLPDAVKVFDEMITRDTISWNALIGGFVRNGKFFAGFSYFKAMCLVGDCRFDKATLTTILSACDGLEFCWIIKMMHGLAFLSGYGQEITVGNALISSYFKCGCVGLGMQVFYEMGERNVITWTAVISGLAQNGYHEHSLKLFKEMMSYGSVEPNSLTYLSLLTACSGLEALKEGCQIHGLIMKLGIQSDLCIGSALMDMYSKSGRIGEAWKIFELAEELDMVSLTVILAGFTHNGCEEEAIQIFLKMLKMGIEIDGNVVSVVLGVFGADTSLRLGQQVHSFVVKKNFICNPFVSNGLINMYSKCGALDESMKVFDRMRERNSVTWNSMIAAFARHGDALKALQLYEDMQLEGAKPTDVTFLSLLHACSHAGLVKKGMEFLKSMTKDHGMNPRSEHHACVVDMLGRAGMLSEARNFIEKLPEQPGLLVWQALLGACSLYGDSKIGKYAAEHLFSETPDSPVPYVLLANIYSSEGNWKERARTIRKMKEVGTAKETGISWIEIDKKVHSFTVGDKMHPQTEMIYGVLWELFILMVDEGYVPDKKFILYYLDDDRRDPIHNGHNDTSNFPSISKSSILFPSSSTSRFTPICRQRTEGEDTLLSGPMAAYRLLGLDPTCSESELKAAFRAKVKQFHPDVNRNGNDSDSMIRRVIQAYEMLSSYSRTEFIERECLDPFENPECEAFDVFVNEFLCVGKGCPYSCVDRAPHVFTFASSTGTARAMSQGHSEDYQLQMAVGQCPRSCIHYVTPLQRIILEELLDSALDVPYDNSAEADLLYSLIVKSKFENNRYKKPKREPKNSTEQVDWY, encoded by the exons ATGAAACTCAAATGGGTATTTCAAAAACGGAGCTCACACCTTCCCTCTTGGGTCACTTCTCTAATCTCCCCTTTCAGAaaccaattccatcaaaacCCATTTCCAGAAACCTCCTCAACATTCGTCCTCAACCATCTAGACCCAAGCTTCCTTCTATCCATTTGTGGAAGAGAAGGGAACCTCCATTTGGGTTCTTCTCTCCATGCATCCATCATCAAGAGCTTCGAGCTCTCCAACCATTATAACGGGGTCGTTATAATGAACTCTCTAATCTCCATGTACGATAGGTGTGGTAAGTTACCCGATGCCGTCAaggtgtttgatgaaatgatcACAAGAGATACTATTTCGTGGAACGCATTGATTGGTGGGTTTGTGAGAAATGGGAAGTTTTTTGCTGGTTTTAGTTATTTCAAGGCTATGTGTTTAGTTGGTGATTGTAGATTTGACAAAGCTACTTTGACTACGATTTTATCTGCTTGTGATGGCTTGGAGTTTTGTTGGATTATTAAAATGATGCATGGTTTGGCGTTTTTGAGTGGGTATGGACAAGAAATTACTGTGGGGAATGCTCTGATTAGTTCGTATTTTAAATGTGGTTGTGTTGGTTTGGGGATGCAAGTTTTTTATGAGATGGGGGAGAGAAATGTGATTACTTGGACGGCTGTGATCTCCGGTTTAGCTCAAAATGGGTATCATGAGCACAGCCTGAAGCTGTTTAAGGAGATGATGAGTTATGGTTCTGTAGAGCCAAATTCTTTAACTTATTTGAGCTTACTCACTGCTTGTTCTGGTTTGGAGGCATTAAAGGAAGGATGTCAAATTCATGGCCTTATTATGAAGTTGGGAATTCAGTCAGATTTGTGCATTGGAAGTGCTCTAATGGATATGTACTCAAAATCTGGAAGAATTGGAGAGGCTTGGAAGATTTTCGAGTTGGCTGAGGAACTTGATATGGTTTCATTGACTGTTATACTTGCAGGGTTCACACATAATGGATGTGAGGAAGAAGCCATCCAGATCTTTCTGAAAATGTTGAAGATGGGGATTGAGATCGATGGAAATGTCGTTTCAGTTGTCCTTGGTGTGTTTGGTGCTGATACATCTTTGAGGCTGGGTCAACAAGTTCACTCATTCGTTGTCAAGAAGAACTTTATTTGCAACCCTTTTGTGAGCAATGGGCTTATAAACATGTACTCCAAGTGTGGAGCACTCGATGAATCAATGAAGGTCTTCGATAGGATGCGTGAAAGGAACTCGGTTACATGGAACTCCATGATTGCAGCGTTTGCCCGCCATGGAGATGCCTTGAAAGCTCTACAACTTTATGAGGATATGCAACTTGAAGGTGCAAAGCCAACTGACGTCACATTTCTATCATTACTTCATGCTTGTAGCCATGCCGGGTTAGTTAAAAAAGGAATGGAATTCCTCAAATCAATGACAAAAGATCACGGGATGAATCCAAGGAGCGAACACCATGCTTGTGTTGTTGACATGTTAGGTAGGGCAGGAATGCTGTCTGAAGCTAGAAACTTCATTGAGAAACTGCCTGAGCAGCCAGGTTTACTCGTGTGGCAGGCATTGCTCGGCGCCTGCAGCCTATATGGTGATTCTAAAATTGGCAAATATGCGGCCGAACATCTATTTTCGGAAACACCGGATAGTCCTGTCCCATATGTTTTGTTAGCCAACATATATTCTTCTGAAGGGAATTGGAAGGAAAGAGCAAGGACAATTAGGAAGATGAAGGAGGTGGGAACGGCCAAAGAAACTGGTATCAGCTGGATTGAGATTGACAAGAAAGTACACAGTTTTACTGTTGGAGACAAAATGCATCCACAAACTGAGATGATTTATGGAGTTTTGTGGGAGCTGTTTATACTCATGGTAGATGAAGGATATGTGCCAGATAAGAAGTTCATCCTCTACTACTTGGATGATGACAGGAGGGATCCAATCCATAACGGTCA CAATGACACTTCCAATTTTCCCTCCATTTCAAAATCTTCCATTCTCTTCCCTTCCTCCTCAACCTCCCGATTCACACCGATTTGTAGGCAAAGAACTGAAGGAGAAGACACGCTTCTCTCCGGTCCTATGGCTGCGTACAGATTGCTCGGTCTCGACCCAACTTGCTCCGAATCCGAGCTCAAAGCTGCTTTTCGAGCCAAA GTGAAGCAATTTCATCCGGACGTGAATAGAAATGGCAATGATTCGGATTCTATGATTCGTCGTGTAATTCAAGCCTATGAG ATGTTATCCAGTTACAGCCGAACAGAGTTCATTGAGAG GGAGTGTTTAGATCCTTTTGAAAACCCAGAATGTGAAGCATTTGATGTCTTTGTGAATGAGTTTCTTTGTGTTGGAAAAG GCTGCCCATATTCTTGTGTAGATAGAGCTCCCCATGTCTTCACTTTTGCCTCTTCCACTGGGACAGCCCGTGCCATGTCTCAAG GACATAGTGAGGATTATCAGCTTCAGATGGCAGTTGGCCAATGCCCCAGAAGCTGTATACATTATGTAACACCTTTGCAAAGGATCATTCTGGAAGAGCTGCTTGACAG TGCCTTGGATGTGCCTTATGATAATTCTGCAGAGGCCGATTTACTATATTCTCTTATAGTGAAATCAAAATTCGAGAATAATCGATACAAAAAGCCAAAGAGGGAGCCAAAGAATTCAACAGAACAAGTGGATTGGTATTGA
- the LOC101208625 gene encoding aminopeptidase P2, with the protein MHSIPSQAIRPLSLSSSSSTSLYLRSISSTFSISPYFNLQSPVFAAISRRLRRSTLRSCSSITAKPSSEIRRNRTNNDEPDSKLRALRDLFSKPNIGIDAYIIPSQDAHQSEFIAECYMRRAYISGFTGSAGTAVVTNDKAALWTDGRYFLQAEKQLNSSWTLMRAGNHGVPTPSEWLADILAPGGVVGIDPFLFSADAAEDLKETISRKNHKLVYLYDYNLVDAIWKDSRSKPPRGPIRVHDLRYAGLDVASKLASLRSELKEAGSSAIIISMLDEIAWLLNLRGSDVPNSPVMYAYLLVELDGAKLFVDDCKVTSEVMDHLKTAGVELRPYDSIISAIENLAEKGANLWLDTSSINAAIANAYRSACDKYFIRLGNKRKGKSKTSETSNSQVGPTGVYKSSPISMAKAIKNYAELEGMRNSHLRDAAALAQFWFWLEQEILNGVKLTEVEVADKLLEFRKKQDGFVDTSFDTISASGANGAIIHYKPEPSDCSVVDANKLFLLDSGAQYVDGTTDITRTVHFGEPTARQKECFTRVLQGHIALDQAVFPQDTPGFVLDAFARSSLWKIGLDYRHGTGHGVGAALNVHEGPQSISFRFGNMTGLHNGMIVSNEPGYYEDHSFGIRIENLLIVKDANTPNHFGGIGYLGFEKLTFVPIQTKLVDITLLSASEVNWLNDYHSQVWEKVSPLLEGSASEWLWNNTQPLVKS; encoded by the exons ATGCACTCAATACCCTCGCAAGCGATTCGACCTCTTTCACtctcttcatcatcttcaaccTCTCTCTACCTGCGTTCCATCTCTTCAACCTTCTCAATCTCCCCTTATTTCAATCTCCAATCCCCTGTTTTTGCCGCCATTTCCCGCCGACTACGACGTTCCACCCTCAGAAGTTGCTCCTCCATCACCGCCAAGCCGTCCTCGGAGATCAGACGCAACCGCACTAATAACGATGAGCCTGATTCCAAGCTTCGGGCTCTCCGTGACTTGTTTTCGAAACCCAACATTGGTATTGACGCCTATATAATCCCATCACAGGACGCTCACCAG AGTGAATTCATTGCAGAATGTTACATGAGGAGGGCTTATATATCCGGATTTACTGGCAGCGCTGGAACTGCTGTTGTCACAAACGACAAAGCAGCACTTTGGACAGATGGACGGTATTTTCTTCAG GCTGAGAAACAACTGAACTCTAGTTGGACTCTCATGCGAGCTGGAAATCATGGAGTGCCCACCCCAAGTGAATGGCTTGCTGATATTCTAGCTCCTGGTGGTGTAGTTGGAATTGATCCT tttcttttttctgccGATGCTGCAGAAGATTTGAAAGAGACCATTTCTAGGAAGAATCACAAGTTGGTTTACCTTTATGATTACAATCTCGTGGATGCAATATGGAAAGATTCAAGATCAAAGCCACCTAGAGGCCCTATAAGAGTGCATGACCTTAGATATGCTGGTTTAGATGTTGCATCAAAGTTGGCTTCTTTGAGGTCCGAGCTCAAAGAAGCTGGTTCATCTGCAATCATTATATCTATGCTCGATGAAATTGCCTGGCTGTTGAACTTG AGAGGAAGTGATGTTCCAAACTCACCTGTTATGTATGCATACTTACTAGTTGAACTTGACGGAGCAAAACTGTTTGTAGATGATTGTAAAGTCACATCAGAGGTGATGGATCACTTGAAAACTGCAGGAGTCGAGTTAAGACCATATGATTCCATTATTTCTGCAATTGAAAA TTTGGCAGAAAAAGGAGCTAATCTTTGGCTGGACACATCATCAATTAATGCTGCAATTGCAAATGCTTATAGAAGTGCATGTGATAAATACTTTATACGCCTGgggaataaaagaaaaggcaagAGTAAGACTTCTGAGACCTCAAATAGTCAGGTTGGACCTACTGGAGTCTATAAGTCATCTCCCATTTCAATGGCAAAGGccataaaaaattatgctGAGTTAGAGGGGATGCGGAATTCTCATTTGAG AGATGCAGCTGCTCTTGCTCAATTCTGGTTCTGGTTGGAGCAGGAAATTCTTAACGGTGTTAAACTAACAGAAGTAGAAGTTGCAGACAAGCTTCTAGAATTTCGAAAGAAGCAAGATGGTTTTGTTGACACAAGTTTCGATACTATTAGTG CCTCTGGTGCAAATGGCGCGATCATACACTATAAACCAGAACCTAGTGATTGTTCTGTTGTGGATGCAAATAAACTCTTTCTCTTGGACAGTGGAGCGCAATATGTAGATGGAACAACTGATATAACTCGTACAGTTCATTTTGGTGAACCAACTGCTCGTCAAAAAGAGTGCTTTACGAGAGTCCTACAA GGCCATATAGCTTTAGATCAAGCAGTGTTTCCTCAGGATACCCCTGGTTTTGTATTAGATGCATTTGCTCGTTCTTCTCTCTGGAAGATTGGACTTGACTATCGACATG GGACTGGGCATGGTGTAGGGGCTGCTTTAAATGTTCATGAGGGACCCCAAAGTATAAGCTTCCGATTTGGGAATATGACTGGCTTACACAATGGAATGATCGTTAGCAATGAGCCAGGCTACTATGAGGACCACTCTTTTGGTATTAGGATTGAG AATCTCCTTATCGTGAAGGATGCTAACACTCCAAACCATTTTGGAGGCATTGGATATTTAGGATTCGAAAAACTCACGTTTGTGCCTATTCAG ACTAAACTTGTTGATATCACTTTGCTTTCTGCTTCGGAGGTAAATTGGCTAAATGATTACCATTCACAAGTCTGGGAAAAG GTTTCTCCGTTGCTTGAAGGTTCGGCTAGCGAATGGCTGTGGAACAACACTCAACCACTCGTGAAATCctga
- the LOC101208384 gene encoding F-box protein At1g55000 codes for MGCCCDQDDDVEILRHLNPSPALHSPPPQPPPADHSAAILSPMNSHFFALSCRDILRLIFENLSIPDLARSSCVCRLWHSVASDQEIVSGAFKAPWKVKDVVGKPSSWSFWRDNCLGKFAISHRILRGDSLASLAVKYSVQVTDIKRLNNMMSDHGIYSRERLLIPIGNPNMLINSICYIEMDAIAKREVAVLYLDGIPMTQHLYGKVTSEQGMSSVQVNKRVLHSLSRSMMVDDETAQYYLSISNGNPRAALTEFAEDIRWERHMSIA; via the exons atgGGATGCTGTTGCGATCAAGACGACGACGTTGAGATCCTCAGACACCTCAATCCCTCCCCGGCCCTTCACTCTCCACCGCCGCAACCTCCACCCGCGGATCATTCCGCTGCCATATTGTCTCCCATGAACTCTCACTTTTTCGCCCTCTCCTGCCGCGATATCCTCCGCCTCATCTTCGAGAACCTTTCCATCCCCGACTTGGCTCGTTCCAGCTGCGTTTGCCGTCTATGGCACTCCGTTGCTTCCGATCAGGAAATTGTCTCCGGAGCTTTCAAAGCGCCGTGGAAGGTGAAGGATGTGGTCGGGAAGCCGAGCTCCTGGAGCTTCTGGAGAGATAATTGCCTTGGGAAGTTTGCAATTTCTCATCGAATTCTCCGCGGCGATAGCTTGGCTAGTCTAGCCGTTAAGTATTCTGTTCAG GTTACAGACATAAAACGTCTGAACAACATGATGAGTGACCATGGCATATACTCAAGAGAAAGATTGTTAATCCCCATTGGCAATCCCAATATGCTCATTAACAGTATATGTTACATTGAGATGGATGCTATTGCAAAACGAGAAGTTGCAGTGTTATATTTGGACGGAATCCCCATGACCCAACATTTGTATGGTAAGGTGACATCCGAACAAGGTATGTCTTCTGTTCAAGTGAACAAGCGGGTACTTCATTCATTGAGTCGAAGCATGATGGTTGACGACGAAACCGCTCAATATTACTTATCCATTTCCAATGGCAATCCTCGAGCTGCTCTTACAGAATTTGCCGAGGACATCAGGTGGGAGAGGCATATGAGCATTGCCTAA